A part of Oncorhynchus gorbuscha isolate QuinsamMale2020 ecotype Even-year linkage group LG09, OgorEven_v1.0, whole genome shotgun sequence genomic DNA contains:
- the LOC124043369 gene encoding nuclear inhibitor of protein phosphatase 1-like isoform X1, with the protein MCNQANTVQLSLPRLSMCEKDISVLGSALFLDKASRAGKPPPGLHLDVVKGDKLVEKLIIDEKKYYLFGRNPDVCDFTIDHQSCSRVHSALVYHRHLKRVFLIDLNSTHGTFLGHIRLEPHKPQQVPIDSTMSFGASTRVYTLREKPQPQISTIPGGEVKAGEDEELKGLLGLPEEETELENLTEFNTAHNKRISTLTIEDGNLDIVRPKRKRRSSRVSFSEEEEVINPEDVDPSVGRFRNMVQTAVVPIKKRKMEGHASLALEDSVARRMQNFPFSGGLYGDLPPTSGEAGSLPAAAQAGATILGGLPLVFPNPAPEVDLSPTSASAQTSVTLNPAANPAPGPYTAEALNEPRKKKYAKEAWPGKKPTPSLLI; encoded by the exons ATGTGTAACCAGGCCAACACCGTACAGCTAAGCTTGCCTAGGCTAAGTATGTGTGAAAAGGATATAAGTGTCTTGGGGTCTGCGTTGTTTCTGGATAAAGCCTCAAG GGCAGGGAAACCTCCCCCTGGACTCCATCTAGATGTTGTGAAGGGAGACAAGCTAGTAGAG AAGCTAATCATTGACGAGAAGAAATATTATCTGTTTGGGCGGAATCCAGACGTGTGTGACTTCACCATAGACCACCAGTCGTGTTCGCGTGTCCACTCAGCCCTGGTCTACCACAGACACCTCAAGAGGGTTTTCCTGATCGACCTCAACAGCA CTCATGGTACATTTCTCGGTCATATCCGTCTGGAGCCGCACAAGCCCCAGCAGGTGCCCATCGACTCCACTATGTCGTTCGGGGCGTCCACACGGGTCTACACCCTGAGAGAGAAGCCCCAGCCCCAGATCAGCACCATACCTGGGGGAGAGGTGAAGGCAGGGGAGGATGAGGAGCTCAAAGGACTACTGGGTCTACCTGAGGAGGAGACCGAGCTGGAG AACCTGACAGAGTTCAACACGGCCCACAACAAGCGTATCTCCACCCTGACCATTGAGGATGGAAACCTGGACATCGTGAGGcccaagaggaagaggaggagcagcaggGTCTCCTTcagcgaggaggaggaggtcatCAACCCAG AGGACGTGGACCCGTCGGTAGGGCGCTTCAGGAACATGGTACAGACTGCTGTTGTCCCTATCAAG AAGAGGAAGATGGAGGGTCACGCTTCACTAGCTCTGGAGGACTCTGTGGCCAGACGCATGCAGAACTTCCCCTTCAGTGGAGGGCTCTATGGAGACCTCCCACCCACCAGTGGAGAGGCCGGCTCCCTCCCCGCCGCGGCCCAGGCTGGAGCTACTATCCTGGGGGGCCTGCCACTGGTCTTCCCTAACCCTGCTCCAGAGGTGGACCTCTCCCCCACCTCAGCCTCAGCACAGACCTCCGTCACCCTCAACCCTGCTGCTAACCCTGCCCCTGGACCATACACGGCCGAGGCGCTCAACGAACCACGCAAGAAGAAATACGCCAAGGAGGCGTGGCCAGGGAAGAAGCCCACGCCTTCTCTTCTGATATAG
- the LOC124043369 gene encoding nuclear inhibitor of protein phosphatase 1-like isoform X3, translating into MTVIKAGKPPPGLHLDVVKGDKLVEKLIIDEKKYYLFGRNPDVCDFTIDHQSCSRVHSALVYHRHLKRVFLIDLNSTHGTFLGHIRLEPHKPQQVPIDSTMSFGASTRVYTLREKPQPQISTIPGGEVKAGEDEELKGLLGLPEEETELENLTEFNTAHNKRISTLTIEDGNLDIVRPKRKRRSSRVSFSEEEEVINPEDVDPSVGRFRNMVQTAVVPIKKRKMEGHASLALEDSVARRMQNFPFSGGLYGDLPPTSGEAGSLPAAAQAGATILGGLPLVFPNPAPEVDLSPTSASAQTSVTLNPAANPAPGPYTAEALNEPRKKKYAKEAWPGKKPTPSLLI; encoded by the exons ATGACTGTCATCAA GGCAGGGAAACCTCCCCCTGGACTCCATCTAGATGTTGTGAAGGGAGACAAGCTAGTAGAG AAGCTAATCATTGACGAGAAGAAATATTATCTGTTTGGGCGGAATCCAGACGTGTGTGACTTCACCATAGACCACCAGTCGTGTTCGCGTGTCCACTCAGCCCTGGTCTACCACAGACACCTCAAGAGGGTTTTCCTGATCGACCTCAACAGCA CTCATGGTACATTTCTCGGTCATATCCGTCTGGAGCCGCACAAGCCCCAGCAGGTGCCCATCGACTCCACTATGTCGTTCGGGGCGTCCACACGGGTCTACACCCTGAGAGAGAAGCCCCAGCCCCAGATCAGCACCATACCTGGGGGAGAGGTGAAGGCAGGGGAGGATGAGGAGCTCAAAGGACTACTGGGTCTACCTGAGGAGGAGACCGAGCTGGAG AACCTGACAGAGTTCAACACGGCCCACAACAAGCGTATCTCCACCCTGACCATTGAGGATGGAAACCTGGACATCGTGAGGcccaagaggaagaggaggagcagcaggGTCTCCTTcagcgaggaggaggaggtcatCAACCCAG AGGACGTGGACCCGTCGGTAGGGCGCTTCAGGAACATGGTACAGACTGCTGTTGTCCCTATCAAG AAGAGGAAGATGGAGGGTCACGCTTCACTAGCTCTGGAGGACTCTGTGGCCAGACGCATGCAGAACTTCCCCTTCAGTGGAGGGCTCTATGGAGACCTCCCACCCACCAGTGGAGAGGCCGGCTCCCTCCCCGCCGCGGCCCAGGCTGGAGCTACTATCCTGGGGGGCCTGCCACTGGTCTTCCCTAACCCTGCTCCAGAGGTGGACCTCTCCCCCACCTCAGCCTCAGCACAGACCTCCGTCACCCTCAACCCTGCTGCTAACCCTGCCCCTGGACCATACACGGCCGAGGCGCTCAACGAACCACGCAAGAAGAAATACGCCAAGGAGGCGTGGCCAGGGAAGAAGCCCACGCCTTCTCTTCTGATATAG
- the LOC124043369 gene encoding nuclear inhibitor of protein phosphatase 1-like isoform X2: protein MAANSSTNTPLFDCPSWAGKPPPGLHLDVVKGDKLVEKLIIDEKKYYLFGRNPDVCDFTIDHQSCSRVHSALVYHRHLKRVFLIDLNSTHGTFLGHIRLEPHKPQQVPIDSTMSFGASTRVYTLREKPQPQISTIPGGEVKAGEDEELKGLLGLPEEETELENLTEFNTAHNKRISTLTIEDGNLDIVRPKRKRRSSRVSFSEEEEVINPEDVDPSVGRFRNMVQTAVVPIKKRKMEGHASLALEDSVARRMQNFPFSGGLYGDLPPTSGEAGSLPAAAQAGATILGGLPLVFPNPAPEVDLSPTSASAQTSVTLNPAANPAPGPYTAEALNEPRKKKYAKEAWPGKKPTPSLLI from the exons ATGGCAGCAAACTCAAGCACTAACACACCTCTTTTTGACTGCCCGTCATG GGCAGGGAAACCTCCCCCTGGACTCCATCTAGATGTTGTGAAGGGAGACAAGCTAGTAGAG AAGCTAATCATTGACGAGAAGAAATATTATCTGTTTGGGCGGAATCCAGACGTGTGTGACTTCACCATAGACCACCAGTCGTGTTCGCGTGTCCACTCAGCCCTGGTCTACCACAGACACCTCAAGAGGGTTTTCCTGATCGACCTCAACAGCA CTCATGGTACATTTCTCGGTCATATCCGTCTGGAGCCGCACAAGCCCCAGCAGGTGCCCATCGACTCCACTATGTCGTTCGGGGCGTCCACACGGGTCTACACCCTGAGAGAGAAGCCCCAGCCCCAGATCAGCACCATACCTGGGGGAGAGGTGAAGGCAGGGGAGGATGAGGAGCTCAAAGGACTACTGGGTCTACCTGAGGAGGAGACCGAGCTGGAG AACCTGACAGAGTTCAACACGGCCCACAACAAGCGTATCTCCACCCTGACCATTGAGGATGGAAACCTGGACATCGTGAGGcccaagaggaagaggaggagcagcaggGTCTCCTTcagcgaggaggaggaggtcatCAACCCAG AGGACGTGGACCCGTCGGTAGGGCGCTTCAGGAACATGGTACAGACTGCTGTTGTCCCTATCAAG AAGAGGAAGATGGAGGGTCACGCTTCACTAGCTCTGGAGGACTCTGTGGCCAGACGCATGCAGAACTTCCCCTTCAGTGGAGGGCTCTATGGAGACCTCCCACCCACCAGTGGAGAGGCCGGCTCCCTCCCCGCCGCGGCCCAGGCTGGAGCTACTATCCTGGGGGGCCTGCCACTGGTCTTCCCTAACCCTGCTCCAGAGGTGGACCTCTCCCCCACCTCAGCCTCAGCACAGACCTCCGTCACCCTCAACCCTGCTGCTAACCCTGCCCCTGGACCATACACGGCCGAGGCGCTCAACGAACCACGCAAGAAGAAATACGCCAAGGAGGCGTGGCCAGGGAAGAAGCCCACGCCTTCTCTTCTGATATAG
- the LOC124043369 gene encoding nuclear inhibitor of protein phosphatase 1-like isoform X4: MSFGASTRVYTLREKPQPQISTIPGGEVKAGEDEELKGLLGLPEEETELENLTEFNTAHNKRISTLTIEDGNLDIVRPKRKRRSSRVSFSEEEEVINPEDVDPSVGRFRNMVQTAVVPIKKRKMEGHASLALEDSVARRMQNFPFSGGLYGDLPPTSGEAGSLPAAAQAGATILGGLPLVFPNPAPEVDLSPTSASAQTSVTLNPAANPAPGPYTAEALNEPRKKKYAKEAWPGKKPTPSLLI; this comes from the exons ATGTCGTTCGGGGCGTCCACACGGGTCTACACCCTGAGAGAGAAGCCCCAGCCCCAGATCAGCACCATACCTGGGGGAGAGGTGAAGGCAGGGGAGGATGAGGAGCTCAAAGGACTACTGGGTCTACCTGAGGAGGAGACCGAGCTGGAG AACCTGACAGAGTTCAACACGGCCCACAACAAGCGTATCTCCACCCTGACCATTGAGGATGGAAACCTGGACATCGTGAGGcccaagaggaagaggaggagcagcaggGTCTCCTTcagcgaggaggaggaggtcatCAACCCAG AGGACGTGGACCCGTCGGTAGGGCGCTTCAGGAACATGGTACAGACTGCTGTTGTCCCTATCAAG AAGAGGAAGATGGAGGGTCACGCTTCACTAGCTCTGGAGGACTCTGTGGCCAGACGCATGCAGAACTTCCCCTTCAGTGGAGGGCTCTATGGAGACCTCCCACCCACCAGTGGAGAGGCCGGCTCCCTCCCCGCCGCGGCCCAGGCTGGAGCTACTATCCTGGGGGGCCTGCCACTGGTCTTCCCTAACCCTGCTCCAGAGGTGGACCTCTCCCCCACCTCAGCCTCAGCACAGACCTCCGTCACCCTCAACCCTGCTGCTAACCCTGCCCCTGGACCATACACGGCCGAGGCGCTCAACGAACCACGCAAGAAGAAATACGCCAAGGAGGCGTGGCCAGGGAAGAAGCCCACGCCTTCTCTTCTGATATAG